From one Salinibacterium hongtaonis genomic stretch:
- a CDS encoding sugar ABC transporter ATP-binding protein: MSDSLAAPVVEMTDISISFPGVKALDSVNFRMYPGEVHSLMGENGAGKSTLIKALTGVYEIDSGTILLGGQPLSVTGPAQAQEAGISTVYQEINLLSNLSVAENIMLGREHRRFGLIDWKSTRRHAAKVLEGLSLDIDPASPLSSHSLAVQQLVAIARAIDIKAKVLILDEPTSSLDADEVAELFRIIRRLKNDGVAVLFVSHFLDQVYEIADRLTVLRNGSLVGEYRTEQILRIELVHKMIGKDIELLEKLETRTKASAEAGVPATEPFLAAEGIGRKGSVEPTSLSLQPGEIVGLAGLLGSGRTELARLISGVDRAETGTLLVAGQQRRFRSPRAALKDRIAYSSEDRKHEGIVDDLSVRDNIVLALQSDRGWFRQIPKRRQEELAASYISALGIRPADPNTLVRNLSGGNQQKVLLARWLAVAPRLLVLDEPTRGIDVGAKAEIQRLIANLAEEGMSVLFISAELEEVLRLSHRVAVMRDRRKVADFVNDDVTVGEIMALIASGSDDETDAGEDSPAVSGDDAGTMGAGTSGAGSESGTPSVRTGA, from the coding sequence ATGAGCGACAGCCTCGCTGCCCCCGTCGTAGAGATGACCGACATCTCCATCAGCTTTCCCGGCGTCAAGGCCCTCGACTCCGTGAACTTTCGCATGTACCCCGGGGAGGTTCACTCCCTTATGGGAGAGAACGGCGCCGGCAAATCCACCCTCATCAAGGCCCTCACCGGAGTCTATGAAATCGACTCCGGCACCATCCTGCTGGGCGGTCAGCCACTGAGCGTGACGGGCCCCGCGCAGGCCCAGGAGGCTGGCATCAGCACGGTGTATCAGGAGATCAACCTGCTCTCGAATCTGTCGGTTGCCGAGAACATCATGCTCGGGCGGGAGCACCGCCGCTTCGGGCTCATTGACTGGAAGTCCACCCGTCGGCACGCGGCAAAGGTGCTTGAGGGTCTCAGCCTCGACATCGACCCCGCCTCTCCCCTCAGCTCGCACTCGCTCGCCGTTCAGCAACTCGTGGCCATCGCCCGGGCCATCGACATCAAGGCGAAGGTGCTTATTCTCGACGAGCCGACGTCGAGCCTCGACGCCGACGAGGTCGCGGAGCTCTTTCGCATCATCCGCCGACTGAAGAATGACGGCGTCGCCGTGCTCTTCGTGAGCCACTTTCTCGACCAGGTGTACGAGATCGCCGACCGGCTGACGGTGCTCCGCAACGGGTCCCTCGTGGGCGAATACCGCACCGAGCAGATCCTGCGCATCGAGCTCGTGCACAAGATGATCGGCAAGGACATTGAGCTCCTGGAGAAGCTCGAGACGCGCACCAAGGCAAGCGCCGAGGCCGGCGTCCCGGCGACCGAGCCGTTCCTGGCTGCAGAGGGAATCGGGCGAAAGGGCTCGGTCGAGCCAACCTCGCTCTCTCTCCAACCCGGCGAAATCGTGGGCCTCGCCGGCCTGCTCGGCTCCGGCCGCACCGAGCTTGCCCGGCTCATCTCCGGCGTCGACCGCGCCGAGACGGGAACCCTGCTGGTCGCGGGCCAGCAGCGGCGATTCCGCTCACCCCGCGCCGCCCTCAAAGACCGCATCGCTTATTCAAGCGAAGACCGAAAGCACGAGGGAATCGTCGACGACCTGAGCGTGCGCGACAACATTGTGCTCGCGCTGCAGAGCGACCGCGGGTGGTTCAGGCAGATCCCCAAGCGCCGGCAAGAAGAGCTCGCCGCCAGCTATATCTCGGCCCTCGGCATCCGCCCCGCCGACCCCAACACGCTCGTGCGCAACCTCAGCGGAGGCAATCAGCAGAAGGTGCTGCTCGCGCGGTGGCTGGCGGTGGCGCCGCGGCTGCTCGTTCTTGACGAACCGACCCGAGGCATTGACGTCGGCGCCAAGGCCGAGATTCAGCGGCTGATCGCCAACCTGGCCGAGGAGGGCATGTCGGTGCTCTTCATCTCGGCGGAGCTGGAGGAGGTTCTGCGGTTGAGCCACCGGGTCGCCGTCATGCGAGACAGGCGCAAGGTCGCCGACTTCGTCAACGACGACGTGACGGTGGGCGAAATCATGGCGCTCATCGCCAGCGGCTCAGACGACGAGACGGATGCTGGCGAAGATTCCCCGGCCGTGTCCGGTGATGACGCCGGCACCATGGGCGCGGGCACGAGCGGCGCGGGCTCCGAGTCTGGCACCCCGAGCGTGAGGACAGGCGCATGA